One genomic window of Burkholderia diffusa includes the following:
- a CDS encoding LysR family transcriptional regulator produces the protein MDKLDQVRIFLQVAEMGSFIKAANALDVPRATVSAAVQQLEAALGTRLLHRTTRQVQLTADGALLLERGRRLLAEADDLDRLFRRRERDVIGRLSVDVPSRIARRVIAPALPSLFRRYPKLQLSLGSTDRSIDLVQEGVDCAIRVGRLADSSLVVRPLGQFALINCASPDYLRECGVPDHPDALAHGHWAIGYASPTTGRELAWEYCMDGDRHVLTLPSRVIVNNAETYIASCIAGMGLIQIPRFDVQHLLDGGALVEVMPGYRAAPMDVSAVYPHRRHRSRRLNAFVHWFGELMAEALNDAGAAGSGD, from the coding sequence ATGGACAAGCTGGACCAGGTCAGAATCTTCCTTCAGGTAGCCGAGATGGGCAGCTTCATCAAGGCTGCGAATGCGCTCGACGTGCCGCGCGCGACGGTGTCGGCGGCCGTCCAGCAACTGGAGGCCGCGCTCGGCACGCGACTGCTGCATCGCACGACCCGGCAGGTGCAGCTGACGGCCGACGGCGCGCTGCTGCTCGAGCGCGGCCGGCGGCTGCTTGCGGAGGCCGACGACCTCGATCGCCTGTTCCGCCGCCGCGAGCGCGACGTGATCGGGCGCCTGAGCGTCGACGTGCCGAGCCGGATCGCGCGCCGCGTGATCGCGCCCGCGTTGCCGTCGCTGTTTCGCCGCTACCCGAAGCTCCAGCTGTCGCTTGGCTCGACCGACCGCTCGATCGATCTCGTGCAGGAGGGCGTTGACTGCGCGATCCGGGTCGGGCGGCTCGCGGACAGCAGCCTCGTGGTCAGGCCGCTCGGCCAGTTCGCGCTGATCAACTGCGCGAGCCCCGACTATCTGCGCGAATGCGGCGTGCCCGACCATCCGGATGCGCTCGCGCACGGGCACTGGGCGATCGGCTATGCGTCGCCGACGACGGGGCGCGAGCTCGCGTGGGAATACTGCATGGACGGCGACCGGCACGTGCTGACGCTGCCGAGCCGCGTGATCGTCAACAACGCGGAGACCTATATCGCGAGCTGCATCGCCGGGATGGGCCTGATCCAGATTCCGCGCTTCGACGTCCAGCATCTGCTCGACGGCGGCGCGCTCGTCGAGGTGATGCCCGGCTACCGCGCCGCGCCGATGGACGTGTCGGCCGTGTACCCGCACCGTCGGCACCGGTCGCGGCGGCTCAACGCGTTCGTCCACTGGTTCGGCGAATTGATGGCAGAGGCGTTGAACGACGCCGGCGCGGCCGGCAGCGGCGACTGA
- a CDS encoding SDR family oxidoreductase — protein sequence MATHTLADKVVLIAGGAKNLGGLIARDLAGHGAKAVAIHYNSAASQAQAEETAAAVRAAGAQAATFQVDLTTAAAVEKLFGDAKQRFGKIDIAINTVGKVLKKPFTEISEAEYDEMFAVNSKSAFFFIKEAGRHLEDHGKLVTLVTSLLGAFTPFYAAYEGSKAPVEHFTRAASKEYGARGISVTAVGPGPMDTPFFYPAEGADAVAYHKTAAALSPFSKTGLTDIEDVVPFIRHLVTDGWWITGQTILINGGYTTK from the coding sequence GTGGCTACTCACACGCTCGCAGACAAGGTCGTCCTGATCGCAGGCGGCGCCAAGAATCTCGGCGGGCTGATCGCCCGGGATCTGGCCGGCCACGGCGCGAAGGCGGTGGCGATTCACTACAACAGCGCGGCGTCGCAGGCGCAGGCCGAAGAGACGGCCGCCGCCGTGCGCGCGGCCGGCGCGCAAGCCGCGACGTTCCAGGTCGACCTGACGACGGCCGCCGCGGTCGAGAAGCTGTTCGGCGACGCGAAGCAGCGCTTCGGCAAGATCGACATCGCGATCAATACCGTCGGCAAGGTGTTGAAGAAGCCGTTCACCGAAATCTCAGAAGCCGAATACGACGAGATGTTCGCGGTGAACAGCAAGTCGGCATTCTTCTTCATCAAGGAAGCGGGGCGGCACCTCGAGGATCACGGCAAGCTCGTCACGCTCGTGACGTCGCTGCTCGGCGCGTTCACGCCGTTCTACGCGGCCTACGAGGGATCGAAGGCGCCGGTCGAGCACTTCACGCGCGCGGCGTCGAAAGAATACGGCGCGCGCGGCATCTCGGTGACGGCGGTCGGGCCGGGCCCGATGGATACGCCGTTCTTCTACCCGGCCGAAGGCGCCGACGCGGTCGCGTACCACAAGACGGCGGCAGCGCTCTCGCCGTTCAGCAAGACCGGCCTCACCGACATCGAGGACGTCGTGCCGTTCATCCGCCATCTCGTGACCGACGGCTGGTGGATCACCGGCCAGACGATCCTGATCAACGGCGGCTATACGACCAAGTAA
- a CDS encoding GNAT family acetyltransferase produces MDAAADAVAIRPFERADTDAVLTVWRDAFPQYDEAGAPPHRDPLRSIELKLATQPELFFVATSGARVVGTLMAGFDGHRGWLYSFGVSNDARRLGIGRALIAHAERALAARGCLKVNLQVLPGNDDACRFYAALGYRVEERISFGKTLPAA; encoded by the coding sequence ATGGATGCCGCCGCCGATGCTGTCGCTATCCGCCCGTTCGAACGCGCCGACACCGACGCCGTGCTCACAGTCTGGCGCGACGCGTTCCCGCAATACGACGAAGCCGGCGCGCCGCCGCACCGCGATCCGCTGCGATCGATCGAGCTGAAGCTCGCGACGCAGCCGGAACTGTTCTTCGTCGCGACCAGCGGCGCGCGGGTCGTCGGCACGCTGATGGCGGGTTTCGACGGACATCGCGGCTGGCTCTACTCGTTCGGCGTGTCGAACGATGCACGGCGACTCGGCATCGGCCGCGCGCTGATCGCGCATGCGGAACGCGCGCTCGCCGCGCGCGGCTGCCTGAAAGTCAATCTGCAGGTGCTGCCCGGCAACGACGACGCATGCCGCTTCTATGCGGCACTCGGCTATCGCGTCGAGGAACGCATCTCGTTCGGCAAGACGCTGCCGGCCGCCTGA
- a CDS encoding acetylornithine transaminase, which yields MPLNDYPIDSLMYITNRPDIVFTHGKGSWLYDHTGKRYLDFIQGWAVNSLGHCNDGIVEALKTQAEKLLNPSPAFYNEPMAKLAGLLTQHSVFDKVFFTNSGAEANEGAIKLARKWGRKFKNGAYEIITFDHSFHGRTLATMSASGKPGWDTIYAPQVPGFPKAELNDINSVEKLITDKTVAVMLEPIQGEGGVIPATREFMQALRALTKQHDLLLIVDEVQSGCGRAGTLFAYELSGIEPDIMTLAKGIGGGAPLGALLSKADVAVFEAGDQGGTYNGNPLMTAVGHSVISQLVEPGFLEGVRARGEYLKRRLLELSEERGFEGERGEGLLRALLLGKDIGPQIVEKARDMQPDGLLLNAARPNLLRFMPALNVTTEEIDQMMAMLRSVLDTL from the coding sequence ATGCCCCTGAACGATTACCCGATCGACTCGCTGATGTACATCACGAACCGCCCCGACATCGTGTTTACGCACGGCAAGGGTTCGTGGCTCTACGATCACACGGGCAAGCGCTATCTGGACTTCATTCAGGGCTGGGCCGTCAACAGCCTCGGCCACTGCAACGACGGCATCGTCGAAGCGCTGAAGACGCAGGCCGAGAAACTTCTGAACCCGTCGCCGGCGTTCTACAACGAACCGATGGCGAAGCTCGCGGGTCTGCTCACGCAGCACAGCGTGTTCGACAAGGTGTTCTTCACGAACAGCGGCGCGGAAGCGAACGAAGGCGCGATCAAGCTCGCGCGCAAGTGGGGCCGCAAGTTCAAGAACGGCGCGTACGAGATCATCACGTTCGACCACAGCTTCCACGGCCGCACGCTCGCGACGATGTCGGCCAGCGGCAAGCCGGGCTGGGACACGATCTACGCACCGCAGGTGCCGGGATTCCCGAAGGCCGAACTGAACGACATCAACTCGGTCGAGAAGCTGATCACCGACAAGACCGTCGCGGTGATGCTCGAACCGATCCAGGGCGAAGGCGGCGTGATTCCGGCGACGCGTGAATTCATGCAGGCGCTGCGCGCGCTGACGAAGCAGCACGACCTGCTGCTGATCGTCGACGAAGTGCAGAGCGGCTGTGGCCGCGCGGGCACGCTGTTCGCGTATGAGTTGTCCGGCATCGAACCGGACATCATGACGCTCGCGAAGGGCATCGGCGGCGGGGCGCCGCTCGGCGCGCTGCTGTCGAAGGCCGACGTCGCAGTGTTCGAGGCCGGCGACCAGGGCGGCACGTACAACGGCAACCCGCTGATGACGGCGGTCGGCCATTCGGTGATCTCGCAACTCGTCGAACCCGGCTTCCTCGAAGGCGTGCGCGCGCGCGGCGAATACCTGAAGCGCAGGCTGCTCGAACTGTCGGAGGAGCGTGGCTTCGAGGGCGAGCGCGGCGAAGGGTTGCTGCGCGCGCTGCTGCTCGGCAAGGACATCGGCCCGCAAATCGTCGAGAAGGCGCGCGACATGCAGCCCGACGGCCTGCTGCTGAACGCGGCGCGCCCGAACCTGCTGCGCTTCATGCCCGCGCTGAACGTGACGACCGAGGAAATCGACCAGATGATGGCGATGCTGCGGTCGGTCCTCGACACGCTGTAG
- a CDS encoding pseudouridine synthase, whose protein sequence is MDLESILYTQGFGSRRQCRGLIETGRVTVAGASATDPDASFDTDGLVFTVDDTAWPFHARAYLALNKPAGYECSREPQHHASVFSLLPAPLVARGVQCVGRLDQDTTGLLLLSDDGQFVHAYTSPKRKVPKTYVATVRHPLDDAQLDALRAGVQLHGEPKPIAAVAADARDTHALALTVLEGKYHQVKRMVAAASNRVEALHRESIGGFTLPDDLAPGAWRWLGEDDLSALRNPVKTL, encoded by the coding sequence ATGGACCTCGAAAGCATTCTCTATACGCAGGGCTTCGGCTCGCGCCGCCAGTGCCGCGGCCTGATCGAAACGGGCCGCGTCACCGTCGCGGGCGCGAGCGCGACCGACCCCGACGCGTCGTTCGACACCGACGGCCTCGTGTTCACGGTCGACGACACCGCCTGGCCGTTCCACGCCCGCGCGTATCTCGCGCTCAACAAGCCGGCCGGCTACGAGTGCTCGCGCGAGCCGCAACACCACGCGAGCGTGTTCAGCCTGCTCCCCGCGCCGCTCGTCGCCCGCGGCGTGCAGTGCGTCGGCCGCCTGGACCAGGACACGACGGGCCTGCTGCTGCTGTCCGACGACGGCCAGTTCGTGCACGCGTACACGTCGCCGAAGCGCAAGGTGCCGAAAACCTACGTCGCGACCGTGCGCCACCCGCTCGACGACGCCCAACTGGACGCACTGCGCGCCGGGGTGCAGCTGCACGGCGAGCCGAAGCCGATCGCGGCGGTCGCCGCCGACGCGCGCGACACGCACGCGCTTGCGCTGACCGTCCTCGAAGGTAAATATCATCAGGTGAAACGCATGGTCGCCGCAGCCAGCAACCGCGTCGAGGCGCTGCACCGCGAGAGCATCGGCGGTTTCACGCTGCCGGACGACCTGGCGCCGGGCGCATGGCGCTGGCTCGGGGAAGACGACCTTTCAGCCCTGCGCAATCCCGTCAAAACCCTGTAA
- a CDS encoding DUF2278 family protein, with protein sequence MSLDYGFVKAKVTSVARLKGSPHGNEIQYHIHLTLALPTGDWDVAINVGTNDADDLLNYKLVYDFHHPVMATLAAAAEGYTDLTGHTALPALDYLRSDILNETGAWRASAVMDGTENAEPIPSLLRLVNAAQSQGLDVVVFGRTYSEGNGIHDTHMNQGSTGPNYLHRAGDDHNDHNDVWQDGALIVRVSDTQWAAYFAAFEQQAVPTDALGNPLPGAGPITR encoded by the coding sequence ATGAGTCTGGACTACGGTTTCGTGAAGGCGAAGGTGACGTCGGTGGCGCGGCTGAAGGGCTCGCCGCACGGCAACGAGATCCAGTATCACATTCACCTGACGCTCGCATTGCCGACCGGCGACTGGGACGTCGCGATCAACGTCGGCACCAACGACGCGGACGACCTGCTGAACTACAAGCTCGTCTACGATTTCCATCATCCGGTCATGGCGACGCTCGCGGCCGCGGCCGAAGGCTACACCGATCTCACCGGGCACACCGCGCTGCCCGCGCTCGACTATCTGCGCAGCGACATCCTGAACGAGACGGGCGCATGGCGCGCCAGCGCGGTGATGGACGGCACAGAGAACGCGGAGCCGATCCCGTCGCTGCTGCGGCTAGTCAACGCCGCGCAGTCGCAGGGGCTCGACGTCGTCGTGTTCGGCCGCACGTATTCGGAAGGCAACGGCATCCACGACACGCACATGAACCAGGGTTCGACGGGCCCGAACTACCTGCACCGCGCGGGTGACGACCACAACGATCACAACGACGTCTGGCAGGACGGCGCGCTGATCGTGCGCGTGAGCGATACGCAGTGGGCCGCGTATTTCGCGGCGTTCGAGCAGCAGGCCGTGCCGACCGACGCGCTCGGCAATCCGCTGCCGGGCGCGGGGCCGATCACGCGCTGA
- a CDS encoding NAD-dependent epimerase/dehydratase family protein, whose product MIATRILRRPRALIVGCGDVGLRCVAQWRAARGNLRIVALTSHPDRCDELRAAGATPIVGDLDRRATLGRIAGLARTILHLAPPQSDGRDDRRTRALIAALSVPARRSFAPAVSSVGRLRTLRAATRQAGVPARAARIVPDALRAPTLVYASTTGVYGDCGGARIDETQPLRPANPRAYRRVSAERQLRAATVRGVLSARIVRIPGIYAANRLPLARLERGTPALDAADDVYTNHIHADDLAAILRRAAVRGKPARAVHASDDSELRMGEYFDRVAQVFGLPLPPRISRADAEHRLEPTLLSFMRESRRLSNARLKAELCVTLRYPTVDEFLQTLAPHGVSGQRR is encoded by the coding sequence ATGATCGCGACTCGAATCCTGCGCCGGCCGCGCGCACTGATCGTCGGCTGCGGCGACGTCGGCCTGCGCTGCGTCGCGCAATGGCGCGCCGCGCGCGGCAACCTGCGCATCGTCGCGCTGACGAGCCATCCGGACCGCTGCGACGAATTGCGCGCGGCAGGCGCGACGCCGATCGTCGGCGACCTCGATCGGCGGGCGACGCTCGGACGTATCGCGGGGCTCGCCCGCACGATCCTGCATCTCGCGCCGCCGCAATCCGACGGCCGCGACGATCGCCGCACCCGCGCGCTGATCGCCGCATTGTCCGTGCCTGCGCGGCGATCATTCGCACCGGCGGTGTCGTCGGTCGGCCGGCTCCGCACGTTGCGCGCCGCGACCCGACAGGCCGGCGTGCCGGCGCGGGCAGCGCGTATTGTACCCGACGCCCTTCGCGCGCCGACGCTCGTCTACGCCAGCACGACGGGCGTCTACGGCGATTGCGGCGGGGCGCGCATCGACGAGACGCAGCCGCTGCGCCCCGCGAATCCGCGCGCGTACCGGCGCGTGTCGGCCGAGCGTCAGCTACGGGCCGCGACGGTGCGCGGCGTGCTGTCCGCGCGCATCGTGCGCATTCCCGGCATCTACGCGGCGAACCGGCTGCCGCTCGCGCGGCTCGAGCGCGGCACGCCGGCGCTCGACGCGGCCGACGACGTCTACACGAACCATATCCATGCGGACGACCTCGCGGCGATCCTGCGGCGCGCGGCCGTACGCGGCAAGCCGGCGCGCGCCGTGCACGCGTCGGACGACAGCGAACTGCGGATGGGAGAGTATTTCGACCGGGTCGCGCAGGTGTTCGGCCTGCCGCTGCCGCCGCGGATCAGCCGCGCGGACGCCGAGCATCGGCTCGAGCCGACGCTCCTGTCGTTCATGCGCGAGTCGCGGCGCCTGTCCAATGCGCGGCTCAAGGCCGAATTGTGCGTGACGTTGCGCTATCCGACCGTAGATGAATTCCTTCAAACGCTCGCGCCGCACGGCGTGTCAGGTCAGCGCCGGTAA
- a CDS encoding CDP-6-deoxy-delta-3,4-glucoseen reductase: MAFNVTLKQSGRQFQVESDETVLAAALRQNVHLPYGCKNGACGSCKGQIVSGQIEQGPHAASALSNDERTRGLALLCCSKAQCDLEIDVREIAGVDGVQVKKLPCRIAALERKADDVMVVKLQLPANERLQYLAGQYVEFILKDGSRRSYSMANAPHEEGPIELHIRHMPGGKFTDHVFGAMKERDILRFEGPLGTFFLREDSDKPIVLLASGTGFAPIKAIIEHVKHTGITRPMTLYWGARRKKDIYLGELAEQWAREIPNFKYVPVLSEPDDADQWTGRTGFVHRAVIEDLPDLSGHQVYACGAPVMVESAQRDFTQHHALPADEFYADSFTSAADLAHPV, from the coding sequence ATGGCATTCAACGTTACTCTCAAGCAAAGCGGCCGGCAGTTCCAGGTCGAGTCGGACGAAACCGTGCTGGCGGCGGCGCTGCGCCAGAACGTCCATCTGCCGTACGGGTGCAAGAACGGCGCGTGCGGCTCCTGCAAGGGCCAGATCGTGTCGGGCCAGATCGAACAGGGTCCGCACGCCGCGTCGGCACTGTCCAACGACGAACGCACGCGCGGCCTCGCGCTGCTCTGCTGCTCGAAGGCGCAGTGCGACCTCGAGATCGACGTGCGCGAAATCGCCGGCGTCGACGGCGTGCAGGTGAAGAAGCTGCCGTGCCGGATCGCCGCGCTCGAACGCAAGGCGGACGACGTGATGGTCGTGAAGCTCCAGTTGCCCGCCAACGAACGCCTGCAATACCTCGCGGGCCAGTATGTCGAGTTCATCCTGAAGGATGGTTCGCGCCGCAGCTACTCGATGGCGAACGCGCCGCACGAGGAAGGTCCGATCGAGCTGCACATCCGCCACATGCCGGGCGGCAAGTTCACCGACCACGTGTTCGGCGCGATGAAAGAGCGCGACATCCTGCGCTTCGAAGGCCCGCTCGGCACGTTCTTCCTGCGCGAGGATTCCGACAAGCCGATCGTGCTGCTCGCGTCGGGCACCGGCTTCGCGCCGATCAAGGCGATCATCGAACACGTGAAGCACACGGGCATCACGCGCCCGATGACGCTGTATTGGGGCGCGCGTCGCAAGAAGGACATCTACCTCGGCGAGCTCGCCGAGCAATGGGCGCGCGAAATCCCGAACTTCAAGTACGTGCCGGTGTTGTCCGAGCCGGACGACGCAGACCAGTGGACGGGCCGCACCGGCTTCGTCCACCGCGCGGTGATCGAGGACCTGCCCGATCTGTCGGGCCACCAGGTGTACGCATGCGGCGCGCCGGTGATGGTCGAATCCGCGCAGCGCGACTTCACGCAGCACCACGCGCTGCCGGCCGACGAGTTCTACGCGGATTCGTTCACGAGCGCCGCCGATCTCGCGCATCCGGTCTGA
- a CDS encoding DinB family protein, translated as MNPTTLDALADFPRQLEAHFAAVPDGYARWIPDDWSGMPSEHFSPLGQLCHVRDIEIDGYHVRLRRMLDEDHPLLVSVDGDALAIKRYDAAYASDVLAAIRDARRETLELVSRLTPEQFARTGEFEGYGALTVRGLVHYLCSHDLQHLAGMQWLLGKIDAALYAR; from the coding sequence ATGAATCCGACGACGCTCGATGCACTCGCCGATTTTCCCCGCCAGCTCGAAGCCCATTTCGCCGCCGTGCCGGACGGCTATGCGCGCTGGATCCCCGATGACTGGAGTGGCATGCCGAGCGAGCACTTCTCGCCGCTCGGGCAACTCTGCCACGTGCGTGACATCGAGATCGACGGTTATCACGTGCGGTTGAGGCGGATGCTCGATGAGGATCATCCGCTGCTCGTGTCGGTCGACGGCGACGCGCTCGCGATCAAGCGCTACGATGCCGCGTACGCGTCCGACGTGCTCGCGGCGATTCGCGATGCGCGGCGCGAGACGCTCGAGCTCGTGTCGCGCCTGACGCCCGAGCAGTTTGCGCGCACCGGCGAGTTCGAAGGCTACGGCGCGCTGACCGTGCGCGGTCTGGTCCATTATCTGTGCAGCCACGACCTGCAGCATCTGGCCGGCATGCAATGGTTGCTCGGCAAGATCGACGCAGCGCTTTACGCACGCTGA